A stretch of Fundicoccus culcitae DNA encodes these proteins:
- a CDS encoding carbohydrate ABC transporter permease, which produces MGKNSSKSFKFITYLILFIGVVVSLFPFYWMVVLSSKENREVFQTPPSFTLGNELINNIMTVFQETNFVNAFFNTLYVATVQTVLILIFATLAGFSFAKLKFKGKKLFFNILMATMMIPGQLNIIPQFFLMDRLGWVGSYKALIIPGMVNAFGIFWIKQYCEEGIHDSLIESARIDGATTFQILNKIVVPIIRPALSFLALYSFMGAWNDYMWPLIILNDESKYTLQLALTQLQGLYTTNYPLVITGSLLSVLPIVIIFVIFSKQLIAGISDGAIKG; this is translated from the coding sequence ATGGGAAAAAATAGTAGTAAGAGTTTTAAATTTATTACATATTTAATTCTATTTATCGGCGTGGTAGTTTCATTGTTTCCATTTTATTGGATGGTTGTTCTTTCCAGCAAAGAGAATAGGGAAGTGTTTCAAACACCACCGAGCTTCACCTTAGGAAATGAATTAATTAACAATATAATGACTGTTTTTCAGGAAACTAATTTTGTAAATGCATTTTTTAATACATTATATGTTGCAACAGTTCAAACCGTTTTAATATTAATTTTTGCAACATTAGCGGGATTTTCATTTGCGAAACTTAAATTCAAAGGTAAAAAACTATTTTTTAATATACTTATGGCTACTATGATGATTCCAGGTCAACTAAATATTATTCCACAATTTTTTTTGATGGATCGTTTAGGTTGGGTTGGATCGTATAAAGCTTTAATTATTCCTGGAATGGTAAATGCTTTTGGAATATTTTGGATCAAGCAGTATTGTGAAGAAGGAATCCATGATAGTTTGATTGAAAGTGCAAGAATAGATGGCGCAACAACATTTCAAATTTTAAATAAAATAGTAGTGCCTATTATTAGACCAGCACTATCGTTTTTGGCTTTATATTCCTTCATGGGAGCTTGGAACGATTATATGTGGCCATTAATTATTCTTAATGATGAATCGAAGTATACTCTACAATTAGCTTTAACTCAACTTCAAGGATTATATACAACAAATTATCCATTAGTAATAACGGGTTCATTATTGTCAGTATTACCTATAGTTATAATATTTGTAATATTTAGCAAGCAATTAATTGCTGGTATTTCTGATGGTGCAATAAAAGGATAA